The Podospora pseudoanserina strain CBS 124.78 chromosome 7 map unlocalized CBS124.78p_7, whole genome shotgun sequence region CGATTGCCAACCCAATAAACACTGCAATATATAGGCTTGCCCACCTGAATACCATTCCGATTCCCGCTCCAAGTTGCTCCCAATATATCCAGTTCAACTGCGACCAACACATTCCCCCCTCCAGTCCAGCCTACGTGCGCCTCAGCCAGGGTCATTACACCGCTGATGTTCCATACCTTAATCCACCGACACAAGCCAACTACGGCTGATGAATTCCTGAAGAATAGAAGTATTTTACGTGCGCGGGATGTTCAACCAACGCAAGATTCAACGGAATTTAGGGGTCATGTAGGGATACACTTGTTATCCGCCTTCTCGTCGTCGATGCTCATGATACTAGCATCTTGCAAGTGTAACGGCAACGGGCCAAGTTGCAAAGCCCAACATTTGAACAGATAAGAAGTGAGGTCTAGCATGGGAAAACAAACTATCTAGCACATTTTCAATTTGAAAGAATGTCCATCAGCTTGAGATGCTTAATGTTTTCTCCCGTAAACTGTGTCAGCTGTTCCTGATCTGATTGACGCTTAGATTTTATACACAGCTAAGGTTATCTTTCCTTTGATCTTCTTGGCGGGCCCGTAGTTTGTATGTTTTTTGTAGTGTATACCAGCTCACGAACTGCCTCATAGATAAGGTAGGGGCGCTTCATCTCCCAGGCAGTTAAACTGCTGCATGGAAAATAAGCAAACATGAGCTTACGTGACCGGGCCGCATTATGGGCAGACCCTACACACAGCACCCTACACACAGCACCCCGAAAGGCAGTTGCTACATGTTGATTATTAATTTTCTCCGTATTTATCTACAGTAGATTATATAtacacaacccccttccttcccccctttATTTCTTCTCAAAAGCCTTCTGCCTCTGCGCATACTCCTTGACAATCACACTACAGCTCGTCTCGGCACaaagcctcttcctcctcctcacatCCAACTTGTCCGCAAACTCCAACCCCGatgccctctccaccacctccaacggGACCTCGAACTCTTGAAGAGGTTTGCTATTAGAAATAACCGCATTGGGCAGCACAAAcgcccccaccgccaccggccCATCTTTCgagtccttctcctcggcaaaGATGACCTTGTAAAAATGCGTCGGCACCGCCACGTTCGGCGCCGGGCTGCCCACCACCTCGTACTTGACGTACCACTtcccgtcctcctcttttcttgGCAGATACAACGGCcccgtcaccaccctcacactGGGGTACTTGCTTGTTAGCCTCCGACAGAAATCCTCAAAGTGCGCCCAGTAATCCCTGTTGaacccctccccgacctGGGGGCACATGTTGCTGAGGTAAAACGTCTCGTCCATGGCGGACTGGGACCACTTGCAGTCGGCAGCGGGGACTTGGTGGCCGCGGTCGTAGCCGGAGCGGAAATAGTCCTTGAGTTTGGCGCGGAATTTTtcggggatggaggggtctTCGAGGAATTGCGAGTTTTTGCGGTCGCCGgatttgagggagagggattggggggttaTGTGCTCTGCTACCCAGTGGGGGTTGCGGGTGCGGCGGTCGtaggaggagatgaaggaggtgCGGGAGGCGAGGTCGGAGGTGGGGCCGGGGAAGCCGTAGTCGAAGAGGCCCGAGGGgttgacgggggaggggccggaggggggtttggatgGGGGTTTGGCACcgggagcggcggcggcgggggagggagaaggggccCTGGGGCcttcgggggaggaggaggaggacttgttgaagagggcggctgtggctgctgctccgaCTGCTgcgccggcgccggcgacAATGGCGAAGGTTACTTTTgacatggtggtgttgtggttgaagaGGTGACCACACCGCTGAAGAGTGTCTATCAAGGTTGTCTCAGCctttggatggtggtggtggtggtgacggtggtgggtgggcaAGGCTGTCTTGGAAAAAATTACCGTGATTTGTTGATCGGCAGTAAAAAGACCCCTGCAAGGCACCGTGGGGTCAGACAGATTCAAGCATTCGACCCCACCGAGCCTCATCGATTGAAGAAGTGGGAGATCATGAATTATCTGTATGGGAGCACAAATGGGATAGAAGCATGGTTCGCATGGGGGTTAATTAGCTCTAGTTACACAATAGTGCCCACGAGGCGATGCTTTTCTGTAGCACAGGCGACACAATGGCCACGTCGAGACACCTTCTTCAGCAAACCATCAAGGTGCCCGCTGAGGAGTGAGGTCAGCCCTGTTGGTGATTGGCAATGGAGGCTGGGCGGTCAAAGAGACCCTTGTTCCACAGCCATGGCGGGGGATGGGCGCAACTCTCCACGGCggagtttgatgatgatgacgatgatgccATGGGGTGGGATCTGGATGtagtgggggagggagttcTGCTTATCTTTCAaatcatttttttttgtctttgccGCACATATGACACCCGGCACATTGGCCAACACGCAAGGCCGCCTTATCGCTTCAAAGAGGGTGTTTGGACGGCCAAGTCATAGATAGAGTATTACCTGCTCGAGTTGGCATTTCTCCGGGGAGCAATCGGAGGCTTAGTCTCGAAGGACAGAAAAGAGGAAGGTCGCTTTTTGACAAGTACCGAAAGAAGGCAAAAGGCCATCGAGGTTCTCAAAGCCTACCCACCTTTGCCGCATGACACCCACGACAACCTAACTGGGGTTCCTTTTGTtcgcctcccgcccccctcgTTTCCTGATTACCTTCCATTCATTCCTTTGATTCTGATCCCAACATTGTCGAATGTCAATCTTTCTTCGACTGCACCAAATCCGTAATCCAGACACCGGAGCTAGACCTACCGACAGAGAACAACCACCTTGAAAGCCGCGAGTCAGGGTTCCTCGTCCCCCACAAACCGTTTGcaaagaccaaaaaaaaacaaacaaaaaacagACACCAACGGACCTAGATAGTATTtgagcgagcgagcgagcggACTGCACCCAGTTCATCATGGTCCAAGGCGACCTGGACAATGACACGAGGGGATGGATAATGTGTGCGGTGAGCGGTATAGGTGCGTGACGCAATCATTCCCGAGGGCCGTTTGGTCGTGTAGGACGCCATGCGACGAGCAGTTCTCACCGTTTTGAAGGCGGATTCCTGTCAATTGTTTGTCCACTTCGCTAACCTCGAATTCTCCGTCTAGCATGCATCGCGGGCGCTTCAATAATATGCATCGACGTGTTTGTTCGCCTAATACCCGGCCAGCGCGACTTCCGCATCCAAGAGAGCAATGTCTTCCTCGCATGCTCCCTCAGCTTGAGCTTCGGTGTCATGGTGTTCTCGGCATTAAACAGCATGCTTCCCTCGGCCATGCGCTATCTTCTTAAGGATGAGTGGGACAGGCAAAAGGCGGGATTACTCATGATGGGGTGCTTTGTTGGGGGCTTCTTTGGCATTCAGCTCATATCACACGTCCTGCACCAGTACCTCCCGTCACACATAGTGGAATGTGACCACACACACGAAGAAATCCCTGACGAAGAGTCCCAAcatcaccggcaccaccaccactcgaGGGCACATTTGCCCCGGCGGCAATCCCGGCGGCCATCGGGTCCCCTGAACATGGTGGAAGTCAACGAGGCCACCCCGCTACTACCCACCGAACGAAACGCACACATACACAGTCCAGTGGTAAACGGCAACGCCGAGCCCGGGGGGGAGGTCATCACCCACTTCCCCAGCATCGACACCCGCCGACCCTCCGAGTCTAGAAgaccctccttcttctctaaGCGAGTAATGTCCTTCTTCAAGGACACGAAACCAAACTGCGACGAAGACGGGCCCTGCTTCGGATACACGGACCCCTGTGGACAAGAATGCTTTAAGCACGTTAACGGCCGCACGGCACTGTCCCGGAACGCCACGATCAAGTCCATCCCCGCGACCATCGCCGAAGACCACGTTGAGTCGGTGAccagctcccaccaccacagccataACATCAGCCGCTCCCATTCCTGTGCCTCTCTCCacgatcaccaccaccaccaccaccaccaccatggccatgCCCACGAGGAGTctctctcccactcccactcccacacCACCGACCCCACCGACGCATCCAGtatctcctcctgctgctcccatCCTTCCGAACCGGAAGACAAcgaccaccaacaacaccaccaccacgtccCCACCaacgccttcctcgccattgGCCTCCAAACTGTCATCGCCATTGCAGTCCACAAGCTCCCAGAGGGTTTCATAACCTACGCAACCAACCACGTGAACTCAGCCCTCGGATTCAACGTCTTTATGGCTCTTTTTGTTCACAACATTGCCGAGGGGTTTGCCATGTCACTCCCCCTCTACATGGCTCTCGGGTCCCGCTTCAAGGCCATTGCTTGGTCTTCgctgttgggggggttgtcgcAGCCCCTGGGGGCAAGCATAGCGGTGGTGTGGTTCAAGATTGCGAACAGGCAGCAGCTCGAGATCAATGCGACGGCGTACGCGGTTATCTTTGCGGTGACGGCGGGGATTATGACGAGTGTGGGTTTGCAGCTGTTTGCGgagagcttggggttggggcaTGACAGGCGGTTGAGtattttttggggggtggtggggatggtggttttgggggggtgtaattctttggtggaggggcattGATTTTGGATGTTATTGGTTTGTTTTGAGGATTAGGTAGATGGCTTGGTGGCGTGTTGGTTGAAAGCGATTGCATGTTTTGGAGGTCGGAgttgggtgtttttgggaTGGTTTATGGGTTGTGAATTAGACGCGAGTTTAAAGACGGTTTGGATATGATATATGTATGATGGCGTTTTAGCTAGAAGGAGAACATGATGTGTTACACTCACATGTTTTGGTTTCACTAACTCGGTGCCGAGGAGTGTCAGCGTAAAATCTGAAAGTCTATATCAGGGGACAATGGACGAGATGTGAcatcgacgatgatgacCTTCTGTTTGTGGCTTCGTCATCCTGCAAGGCAGGCGGACATCAAGGCCAATCCTGAGACATGTAAACATCAATCAGCAAAGCACAAGCCTGCTTGGCCAAGTGGTAAGGCGTCGCACTTGTAATGCGAAGAGCACAGGTTCGATTCCTGTAGTAGGCATTCCACAGCATGAACATTTCTTTTGGCCATCTTTTGGCCCCCACATACatatatacatacataccaCCACATACATCACTTTCTGTTttccagcatcatcatcaaagttttgcttttttgcAGCTGGGCTGCCATAGGCGTGGATGATGATCGTGGGTGGAAGGTGTAGAGCTGACAGCTGATAACCACCAAGTACATTGCGCTCCAAGGATGTAGCAATGACGCCAAAAACCTTGCAAAGAGCTACAAGAGATCTGGCTCTATTCTGTTTACAAAgctacacacacacagtACCCTTTCTCACCATGTACGATCCCCACatctcccatcccatcctcacacagcccatcaccaaaaaaaaaaatgtaaAACCGAAAGAAAAGAGATTCTTTGCTCTTCCACTAGAAGCTacaactccccctctccctatCTTGTACAACCCCTTCGCTCCATCATTCACCATCTCACCGGCCCCCCCGggccccccaccccaactCTCAATCAAATAAAATCACAAGCAAAGTAAGTTTAGTTCCCCCTTGCAAAAACAGACATCCATACCTTCGCTGAAAAattctttccctttccttacccccctcccttcctcaaGTTCCCACCGAGacaaaaaagagaaataagGAAAACCAGACTACAACGCCACGACgcccaaaaaaaatcatttcaacacccaccccccccaatccccaccaaccaccacataAAGACCCCCATTAGGtaaaaggaaagaaaaaaacccaTACGTTAATACAATAAATCCAATTAATCATACCCATTCCCTCTTTGATCTCTCtaatcctcctccgtctGCGCCCTGCTACTTCCCACCCCGCCATTCAATTGGCCGTTTGACCCGCTGTTGGACACCAACTTGATTCGCGTCGGTCCGGCTGGAGGGGCAGCCGAGGAAGGCTGAGGCGTGTCACCCGTCAGCGACGGCGCAACAGACGTGTCCTTGGTAGACCCAGCAGCCGACGAACTCGCCGGCTCGTCCAACGCGCGCAGGTCAGGGTCTTGGAGCTCCTTTTCGAATTCCGAGATGAAGAATTGCTGTTTTTTCTCAAATTAGTAACCGTGTCGAGacacaaaaaaagaaaggggaAGCAAACCTCTATAATCCTAGCGTCCATGCAAATTCCACTCGTCTCCTCGTTGAAAGTCCTGCAGTTCTTGATCAAAAGATCCAGGTCCCTCCTCATGGCCCCCAGGCTGCCgtactcctccttcttcatcttcttctcaatgTCCTTCATGCAGATCGGGTTCTGGATGATCAGATAGTAATCCGCCCAGTCCCTCTTCGGAGGCAGCTTGACAAACGGCCCGATGATCAGCCTCTTAGCCGgaccatcgtcgtcgtcctttTCATCCTCTGGCACCggctcgtcgtcgtccacgGCGAGGTCCATAAGCCCGTCGTAGACCCGCTTGAGGCTCTTCTGCAGCTTCTCCCTCACGGCGGGAGACATGCCGCCGCCCGATAAGCCGTTGGCACCAAGCGACTTGGTACGTCCCTGTGGTCCACGTCTCTTCTTGGCTGGCGGCTCCTCGTCGCCCTCTTCCGCCTTGCGCTTCTCCTGGTTTTTGCTGCCCGGCTTGCGGCCCCGCTTCTTGACTGGCGTCTCAACTTCCTCGGTGCTAGCGCGACTGGCTGATGGGGAGTTCTCGATTGACCCGCCAAGCAGGCCCTTCCTCTTGTTCTCCCGCCTTTCTTTGCGAGCGGCCTTGCgggcagcagccgcctcgGGTgaatcatcgtcgtcgtcaacagCCATGAGCCATTGCTCCTCCGTGAGCCCATCATCGTACTTAACTTTAGTGCGCTCACGGGCACCACGACCCAAAAcaaccgcctcctcttcctcaaccggGTTACCCTCGGTAAGGTAGATTTCCGGAAGCTCGTTCTCGGCCATGAGACGCGGTACACCCTTGCAACCTGGTTTCGTACCATAGATGGGATCCCGAgacctctcctcatccatcttGTGGAAGATGCTCAGCTCGTCGTCATTTCTGGCCAAGATCATGTTGAGCTCCTCATCGTCCATCTCTTCTTGCTCACCGCCCTCAGCCATATCCGCCGTCTCTAGTAAAGTCCGCAGCATGGCATCGCGATCCGTCTCGGAAGACTTGTTGTCGAAACGACCGGCCTGAATGACCTTGCCGTCCATGTCAAGCTTGAATCTGGCACGCTCCAAAATCTTCTCTTCGACCGAGGCGCTGCTGATCAAGCGAAGAATCCTGACCTCGTTCTTCTGACCGATACGATGGGCACGATCCTGAGCTTGCAAATCCTGGTGAGGATTCCAATCAGAGTCGTAAATGATGACGGTATCGGCGGTCTGCAGGTTCAGACCCAAACCACCAGCACGGGTGGAGAGCAAGAACATGAAATAGGGCGAGTCGGGTCGGTTGAAGTCGCGGAGCAGATCAGAACGGTCTTCTGATTTGGTTGTACCATCGAGGCGCAGGTACTGAATCCCTCGGAAACGCAGGAAATCCTCCATGATATCCATGATGGCGGTCATTTGGAAGAACATCAGAACACGATGCCCAGTGGCCTTGTACTTGGGCAGAATCCtgtcgagaagctcaaatTTGCCGGCCGTTCTCCACAGCAAATCGTTGCTGACACTCATGGGGTTCATCTGGTTCTCAACTTCATCGAACACAAAGGGATGGTTGCACAGCTTGCGCAGCTGCATAATCATGTTGCTGAGACCGCGAGCACCAGTCTTGCCACCCTTGCCGTCGCTGACGAGAATCTTCTGATGGGTAACCATCTGCTTGTAGAGACGAGCCTGCAGGGCGGAGAACTTGCACTTGATGACCTTCTCCGTCTTGTCTGGGAGATCCTTTTCGACATCCTTCTTGAGACGACGCAGCAAGAAGGGACGCAGAACCTTGTGCAGACGACGAATGACGAGAATCTGTTCTTCTTCCGTGAGTTCCATCTTGTCCTGGCCACCAGTGTTCGCAAAGGGTGTGTTGAACCAGTCGTCAAAGGTCTTGGCTGacttgaagatgttgggAAGGACGAAGTTGAGCATGGCCCACAACTCGGCCAGGTTGTTCTGCAGAGGGGTGCCGGTCAAAATGAGACGGAAACGAGTGCTGTAGTACTGCTGGATGGTGGCGCTGAGCTTGGAATTCGAGTTCTTCATGCGGTGACCTTCATCGATAATCATGTGGAACCACTTGATCTTGCTGAGCAACGGTCTGTCCTTGATGATGTACTCGTAAGTTGTGAGCAACACCTGGAACTCGCCGCGGCGaatcttctcctgctgcagCTTTCTGGTATTTGGGGGACCCTTGTAAACAATCTTGGAGACAGAGGGCGCCCACTTGTCGAACTCCAAGTTCCAGTTGGTAAGTGTACTCAGAGGGACAATGACCAGGTACGGGCCATTCTGGTGCTTCTTCTCGATCAGGTAAGTAACCAAACTGATGGTCTGGATGGTCTTTCCGAGACCCATTTCGTCTGCCAGAATgccgttgaggttgttgttgtagagCGACAACATCCACTGCAAGCCCTTGATCTGGTACTCCTTCAACTTGCCACCAACTAGAATGTCAGCCTGGGCtgtgacctcctccttgacgcGATGGGCAACGGCATAGTAATCAATCTTGCGCGAGctttcttcatcctcctcctccggctcgCTCTCCTCGGGGATGTCTTCGTTGCCGTAGTTCTGGGCAGCCTGTCGTTGCTGCGCACGGACGGACGAGGCGAGCTGATGCAAGAAGCCATCGGTCTGGCGAAGCAAGTGAGTGATGCGGGTATCCTTGGCCTGGTCAAGCAGCTTGAGATACGCCTCTTCATCGTTGGCCTTCAAAGCCTGCAGACGTTGCTTGGCAGTCCTCTCCATGCGCTTCTGCTCTTCCTTCTCAATGTTGAAATGATGAGCAAACATGAGGCGGTTGAGTTTGGTCGAGTGGTTACGCTGGGTCTGGGCATTGCCGAGGATTTCATTGCGGTGGGTGAAGACGGCCTGGAAGTACTCGGattgcttcttcttctccttgttgatgCGAGCATcgcgctgctgcttctcgagcttctcggTGATCCGGGCCTCGCGAACATTTTGCTTCTTCATCCTGCGGTACGACGCTCTGTTGGTGGTCATGGCGAGATTGTCGTAGTGCAGCATTTGCTTGCcaatcttctccctcagGGCGCGCTGCTTGCTGTACAGCGCTAATGACTTCATTTCAATGATCGCTTTCCGCTTGAGGGTGTCGTCCGCCTCCAGGCTGTCCTTGGCTGCGTCCCAGTGAGCTAAATTGCCGGGCAGGCTTTTGAGCTCGGCATATCTGGCGCTCATCCGGTTGAACACAATCTTCTCACGGTCTGTCCTCAGCTGCTCGAAATCGATGCCTGCCGGGAAAACGCCTGGTATTATGAGACGATTCTTCCGACGGGAGTGATCCATGTAAGAGATGGTGTTGCGCACGAGGCTCCCATCATAAGGACTCTTGAATGTCTTGTACACCTTAGGATTAGGCACTGAGGGAGTGCTCTCTTGGGCTGGGGCTGCGCCGTTGGGACCAGACTTGGGGGTGTCCTGTGAAGATacaccggcggcggcgttggcggcGGATATTTGCATCTCCTGTTCAGTGGTAGAAGGCTGGCGTCTTTGCCGGCGCTCGAACACTGTCTTTTGAAGGTTTGCGGGAATGCCAGCGTTCTTGGATAGCATCTTGAAGGCCAAAATTTGGTCCCGAAGCAGGGCTAGTTGGTCCTGTGAAAGAGACATCTTGTtctgttttggtggttggggaggccCAGCAGGGTTGGCCGCCATAGGATTGGCACCCGCCGGTAGAGCAGAGGCTTCCAGggcagttgatgatggaggcgCGGTGGCTTGAGGGGCGCCGGGTTGAGGCATACGGTTGGGCTGTCCCGGCATCACACCGTTGGCGCCGTTGGCcatttgctgctgttgcatCTGCATTTGTTGCATCTGCATTTGCTGTTGTCTCTGTTGCTGGTGCATTGCCTGCCGTTGATGTTGCATTTGTGCTTGTTGCTTCATGATTTCCCACTGTCGTTGCGCCTGGGCGACCATTTGCGATGTCTTGATAAACTCGGGGTCATTGGGAGGAACACCCTGTTGCTTCATCTGTTGATATTTCTACACAGGGTCAGCACAGGGTCAAATAGATACATTGTACTCTATAGCAGGAGAGCAAAAGGGGATGCGCACATGGTAAAGCTCCTGCATTTGCTGGGCGCTCATCCCCGAAGGGCCGGCAGACCCAGGGTGCTGGACCGCGGGCGACATCTGAACACTAGCCATGATATGTCGGCAGTGAGGTCGGGAGGGGCAACCAAAAGTCAATTCAATTATGTTGCTCCTTTACTGTGCAAGCATATCTGGGTCGCGGTCGCGGAAGTGGAGCCCCGTGGTGGgatgtcgatggtggtggtggtcgcgAACAGGGCAGGCAAACGAGTGGCAGTGGGCTCCGTCTCTGTATTGGACACGAAGTAAAGCCGGGTCCAGTGCCGGGCGCGTCAGAGAGGGCGACCGGGTTGACGACGGGAACCGATGACAAACTGAtccggggggtggggagtggGTGCGTTATGTGTGGACAGCGACTGTGTCGATGTGGAAGCGCGGTGGTTGTcgcgtcggtggtggtgcaacgagggtttggtgggtgggtggatggatgtgtTAAAAGTGACAAGAAGTGGCTGCGGCTGGTCGGGGCGTGgtgaaaaaagagaaagacgCGAAAAGTTGCGGGGGACGATGTGGGTGTCGTGTGGTCGTTGGTGGGAACAGCGCGTCCCGTGTTTTGTCGGCGATTTCACGATGGCCTCGATGGATCGCAAAGGTAGATTGGTGATTTTTTTGATGCGCGCCGTCACCCCTTGagtgatggagaggttgaagcaAAGAGCCGAGAAAGATTGAATGGCGCGCGGGCGATGGTGGCCCCGTGCTCAAGGCTCCCTGCGCAATTTTTAGTACGCCCTGGCTTACCTAATAGCTGCCGTGCCGCCCCTGTTTTCAGTCGGAGCACTGCCACCCCATGCCACTTGCCGTTTCCGGCCACACACAACCCTGTCACGATTCCTCAGGGTTATGAGTAAGAGCAACAATCAATTAATTCACTTGGTATCTGACTATTCAATGTACATTCTCAAACAATGCTCATAAATCATCATGCTCCCCATCTCTTCACCTCTTGACCCTCTTCCTAtccggcccctcctccccctccccatcactcGTCTCAGCATACTGCGTCACCGGCTGCGTCTTTGCCCACGCATTGGTAAACATGGGATCCTTCTTGGCAGCATCTGCGTATTTCAGCAGTGCTTCTCTCGGATCCTCGTGCAACATCTTGCTCAGTGGGATATTCTCCGAAATATGCTTTGCGTCTGGCTGACTGCGCATAAACGGTGTGATTGTCTGCATCTGAGGTCTCATCGGATCTCTCGACTTTCCGGACGCCGTAACACCACCCCGTTTGGTTCCTCCCAGAGCCCCTGGTGCCACGATGGCATCTCCAGAAATACCCGAGCTCTGATCCATGATGGCGGAGGGGTCATCGTCGATGTGCCGTACCTTCGGGGCCCGGGACATGACCTCGAGGGCACCGCGATGGGACTTTTCTGGGTTGTAGAGAACATGTGTCTCGGAGTTGGCAGAGCCCGTGATGATTTGGTTGAGCCTCTCGTGCCAGTCTACCACAATGAGCGGGACACCGGGTGTGATAGGTGTGACGTGCTCTGGCCTGAGGTTTCCGGGGTTCAAGATGTGAAGATGCCCTGATGCCGAACCAGCGATGATGGACGAGGAATCTGGCGAGTATTTGATGTTGGACATGGGGTAACGGTCAGAGGTGGAAGGGTGCTCAATCTTGACCAGCGGCTGCTTGAACTTGCGTGTGTCCCACAGCTTGATCAGCCCATCACCGCCCCGAGTAACCACCATCCGCCCGTCGGAACTGATATCAATACCGCCCGTCCATGTATCGGCCTTGTGCGCATCTCTGATTTCCGCCGCTGGTCGTGAGAATGGCCCGTTTCCACTGTACATGACCAAGGACCCATCCAGCGCAGCAGAGACGATGACCGGCGCGCCCCCTGATGGTGGAGCACCCCATGCCACCGCCGTCATCCTTGTCCGCCCAGCACACCCAGGTGCTTTGGATTTGAAGACAATAACCTCCTTCTGACTCcgcttgttgttgacgtcCCATATTCTCAATGTGCTGTCAGAACCTGCCGTGATGCAGAAATTCTGATCGGTCGGATGCCATGTCCCAGTCGTGACCTCGCCCACATGGCCTTTGGTGTGGTTCATGTCGCGCAAGTACATATCCCCCTTGACAAACTCGGTCAAGACATCGCCATCCCTCGACATAATCTTGGCTTGTGGATGCGCAGTGACACACAAGAATGCGCCGCCCGAATGCCGACTAAACTCGATATGCTGGATCGGATGGGAATCTGTCGAGCCCGACTTGTTGCTCCCCCACGGGTCCACACTCTTGAACGCTCTCAGGGTCGTCGGCGTCATGGACGAAAAATCGTGAAACTTGATGGTGCCATCGAGTGACCCGGTCAGCATGCGCGCGCCAGCTGG contains the following coding sequences:
- the NUC1 gene encoding nuclease (BUSCO:EOG092645MK; COG:F; EggNog:ENOG503NUPM), translating into MRLGGVECLNLSDPTVPCRGLFTADQQITVIFSKTALPTHHRHHHHHHPKAETTLIDTLQRCGHLFNHNTTMSKVTFAIVAGAGAAVGAAATAALFNKSSSSSPEGPRAPSPSPAAAAPGAKPPSKPPSGPSPVNPSGLFDYGFPGPTSDLASRTSFISSYDRRTRNPHWVAEHITPQSLSLKSGDRKNSQFLEDPSIPEKFRAKLKDYFRSGYDRGHQVPAADCKWSQSAMDETFYLSNMCPQVGEGFNRDYWAHFEDFCRRLTSKYPSVRVVTGPLYLPRKEEDGKWYVKYEVVGSPAPNVAVPTHFYKVIFAEEKDSKDGPVAVGAFVLPNAVISNSKPLQEFEVPLEVVERASGLEFADKLDVRRRKRLCAETSCSVIVKEYAQRQKAFEKK
- the ZRT3 gene encoding Zinc transporter (EggNog:ENOG503NZD6; COG:P), with product MVQGDLDNDTRGWIMCAVSGIACIAGASIICIDVFVRLIPGQRDFRIQESNVFLACSLSLSFGVMVFSALNSMLPSAMRYLLKDEWDRQKAGLLMMGCFVGGFFGIQLISHVLHQYLPSHIVECDHTHEEIPDEESQHHRHHHHSRAHLPRRQSRRPSGPLNMVEVNEATPLLPTERNAHIHSPVVNGNAEPGGEVITHFPSIDTRRPSESRRPSFFSKRVMSFFKDTKPNCDEDGPCFGYTDPCGQECFKHVNGRTALSRNATIKSIPATIAEDHVESVTSSHHHSHNISRSHSCASLHDHHHHHHHHHGHAHEESLSHSHSHTTDPTDASSISSCCSHPSEPEDNDHQQHHHHVPTNAFLAIGLQTVIAIAVHKLPEGFITYATNHVNSALGFNVFMALFVHNIAEGFAMSLPLYMALGSRFKAIAWSSLLGGLSQPLGASIAVVWFKIANRQQLEINATAYAVIFAVTAGIMTSVGLQLFAESLGLGHDRRLSIFWGVVGMVVLGGCNSLVEGH
- the SNF2 gene encoding transcriptional regulator (EggNog:ENOG503NX7W; COG:A), which produces MASVQMSPAVQHPGSAGPSGMSAQQMQELYHKYQQMKQQGVPPNDPEFIKTSQMVAQAQRQWEIMKQQAQMQHQRQAMHQQQRQQQMQMQQMQMQQQQMANGANGVMPGQPNRMPQPGAPQATAPPSSTALEASALPAGANPMAANPAGPPQPPKQNKMSLSQDQLALLRDQILAFKMLSKNAGIPANLQKTVFERRQRRQPSTTEQEMQISAANAAAGVSSQDTPKSGPNGAAPAQESTPSVPNPKVYKTFKSPYDGSLVRNTISYMDHSRRKNRLIIPGVFPAGIDFEQLRTDREKIVFNRMSARYAELKSLPGNLAHWDAAKDSLEADDTLKRKAIIEMKSLALYSKQRALREKIGKQMLHYDNLAMTTNRASYRRMKKQNVREARITEKLEKQQRDARINKEKKKQSEYFQAVFTHRNEILGNAQTQRNHSTKLNRLMFAHHFNIEKEEQKRMERTAKQRLQALKANDEEAYLKLLDQAKDTRITHLLRQTDGFLHQLASSVRAQQRQAAQNYGNEDIPEESEPEEEDEESSRKIDYYAVAHRVKEEVTAQADILVGGKLKEYQIKGLQWMLSLYNNNLNGILADEMGLGKTIQTISLVTYLIEKKHQNGPYLVIVPLSTLTNWNLEFDKWAPSVSKIVYKGPPNTRKLQQEKIRRGEFQVLLTTYEYIIKDRPLLSKIKWFHMIIDEGHRMKNSNSKLSATIQQYYSTRFRLILTGTPLQNNLAELWAMLNFVLPNIFKSAKTFDDWFNTPFANTGGQDKMELTEEEQILVIRRLHKVLRPFLLRRLKKDVEKDLPDKTEKVIKCKFSALQARLYKQMVTHQKILVSDGKGGKTGARGLSNMIMQLRKLCNHPFVFDEVENQMNPMSVSNDLLWRTAGKFELLDRILPKYKATGHRVLMFFQMTAIMDIMEDFLRFRGIQYLRLDGTTKSEDRSDLLRDFNRPDSPYFMFLLSTRAGGLGLNLQTADTVIIYDSDWNPHQDLQAQDRAHRIGQKNEVRILRLISSASVEEKILERARFKLDMDGKVIQAGRFDNKSSETDRDAMLRTLLETADMAEGGEQEEMDDEELNMILARNDDELSIFHKMDEERSRDPIYGTKPGCKGVPRLMAENELPEIYLTEGNPVEEEEAVVLGRGARERTKVKYDDGLTEEQWLMAVDDDDDSPEAAAARKAARKERRENKRKGLLGGSIENSPSASRASTEEVETPVKKRGRKPGSKNQEKRKAEEGDEEPPAKKRRGPQGRTKSLGANGLSGGGMSPAVREKLQKSLKRVYDGLMDLAVDDDEPVPEDEKDDDDGPAKRLIIGPFVKLPPKRDWADYYLIIQNPICMKDIEKKMKKEEYGSLGAMRRDLDLLIKNCRTFNEETSGICMDARIIEQFFISEFEKELQDPDLRALDEPASSSAAGSTKDTSVAPSLTGDTPQPSSAAPPAGPTRIKLVSNSGSNGQLNGGVGSSRAQTEED